Proteins co-encoded in one Leptodactylus fuscus isolate aLepFus1 chromosome 4, aLepFus1.hap2, whole genome shotgun sequence genomic window:
- the LOC142201086 gene encoding mas-related G-protein coupled receptor member H-like codes for MNTTSNPSNQNITARRIDYTYLHFTIAAVICIAVCLIGLVGNITVFWYLCFKIKKNKYTVYVINLSVADFTFLIFSVLVLIMYINTLMNPKPNFQGKDIVYLFLEIFYDSTQYSGMFILTAISLERCLSVLFPIWYQYSRPHNLSTITCAMLWLIGCSESHIENLVCTTEAIDAHTTACTVVQIMTFGLSIVICFPVMVISSFTLLIKTRRTFSKQYPTKLFTIIITAVSIFILSVIPVNFLWFLIYFKLLPLNVHMLALQFASIYSTVLNCTLNPYVYFIIGKKWKQKTSQSFQDALERAFRIENENNGSTSNQTSSTSIQVHLPATF; via the coding sequence ATGAATACAACGTCAAATCCCAGCAACCAAAATATTACAGCAAGAAGAATTGACTATACTTATCTTCATTTCACCATAGCAGCTGTCATTTGCATAGCTGTCTGTCTCATTGGCTTGGTAGGAAACATTACTGTATTTTGGTATCTTTGCTTCAAGATCAAGAAGAACAAGTATACGGTTTATGTCATCAATCTGTCAGTGGCTGACTTTACCTTTTTGATATTCAGTGTGTTGGTATTAATAATGTACATTAATACACTGATGAATCCAAAGCCAAACTTTCAAGGGAAAGATATAGTTTACCTATTTTTGGAAATCTTTTATGACAGCACACAATATTCGGGAATGTTCATCCTCACAGCCATCAGTCTGGAAAGATGCctctctgtcctattccccatCTGGTACCAATACTCCCGGCCTCACAACTTGTCTACTATAACATGTGCTATGCTTTGGCTCATTGGATGTTCAGAGAGTCATATAGAGAACTTGGTGTGCACAACAGAAGCTATTGATGCACATACTACAGCGTGTACGGTCGTGCAGATCATGACTTTTGGTTTATCCATTGTTATTTGCTTCCCAGTAATGGTCATCTCAAGCTTCACCTTGCTTATTAAAACAAGGAGGACCTTTAGTAAGCAGTATCCAACGAAACTCTTCACCATTATTATCACTGCAGTTTCTATATTCATTTTATCAGTCATCCCAGTCAATTTTTTATGGTTTTTAATATATTTCAAACTACTACCATTAAATGTTCACATGCTTGCTCTGCAATTTGCCAGTATCTATAGTACAGTGCTTAACTGTACACTTAACCCATATGTCTACTTCATTATTGGCAAAAAATGGAAGCAGAAGACTAGTCAATCCTTTCAAGATGCCCTTGAGAGAGCCTTCAGAATAGAAAATGAAAATAATGGCTCTACAAGTAACCAAACAAGTAGCACATCCATTCAAGTTCACCTTCCAGCTACTTTCTAA
- the LOC142201087 gene encoding proto-oncogene Mas-like, with protein sequence MNNSTLPPNITDQNYTDYNYPEDAYLHVTVVAAICAILCLIGLVGNIIVFWYLCFKIKRNKYTVYIINLSVADFIYLLVSIIVLIINIYTSNSMNPLFEGKEAFYKVLEIFSKSAQYSGMFILTAISLERCLSVLFPFWYQCSRPQNLSSIVCASVWLIGCAESLIDNLVCAEQAFYTQTSECTAIQIIIFILAIIICLPVMVISSLILLIKVKRTFREQYSQKLYIIIIVAVFVFIISVIPINFVWFLLYFHLLQSDIEMVALYFASTYCLVLNCTIDPYIYFIVGKKWKQKTNHSIQDVLKQAFHEEEKNDLNSNRTSNTSSQTNLAF encoded by the coding sequence ATGAATAATTCAACTCTTCCTCCTAATATCACTGACCAAAATTATACGGATTATAACTATCCAGAAGATGCATACCTGCATGTAACTGTAGTTGCTGCCATTTGTGCAATTTTATGCCTTATTGGCTTGGTAGGAAATATTATTGTGTTTTGGTATCTTTGCTTCAAGATCAAGAGGAACAAGTACACGGTTTACATTATCAATCTGTCAGTGGCTGACTTCATCTATTTACTGGTCAGCATAATTGTACTAATAATAAACATTTATACATCAAACAGTATGAATCCACTTTTTGAAGGCAAAGAAGCATTCTATAAAGTTTTGGAAATATTTAGTAAAAGTGCTCAATATTCGGGAATGTTCATCCTCACAGCTATCAGTCTGGAAAGATGCCTTTCTGTCCTATTCCCCTTCTGGTACCAATGCAGTCGGCCTCAGAACTTGTCTAGTATCGTCTGTGCTTCAGTATGGCTCATTGGATGTGCAGAGAGTCTCATAGACAACTTGGTGTGCGCAGAACAAGCTTTTTACACACAGACTTCAGAGTGTACAGCAATTCAGatcataatttttattttagcCATTATTATCTGTTTGCCCGTCATGGTCATTTCAAGTTTGATCCTGCTGATCAAAGTAAAGAGGACCTTCAGAGAGCAGTATTCTCAAAAGCTTTACATTATCattattgttgcagtttttgtattTATCATTTCTGTCATCCCGATCAATTTTGTCTGGTTTTTATTGTATTTCCACTTGCTACAATCAGATATTGAAATGGTTGCACTTTACTTCGCCAGTACATATTGTTTAGTGCTAAACTGTACCATTGACCCATATATTTACTTCATTGTTGGGAAGAAGTGGAAGCAGAAGACTAATCACTCTATCCAAGATGTCCTCAAACAGGCCTTTCATGAAGAGGAAAAAAATGATTTGAACAGCAACCGAACCAGTAATACTTCAAGCCAAACCAATCTTGCATTTTAG